One segment of Pyricularia oryzae 70-15 chromosome 3, whole genome shotgun sequence DNA contains the following:
- a CDS encoding glutamine amidotransferase subunit pdxT, translating to MTMTEVKVTVGVLALQGAFEEHLKLLQRASTLFGSRHVAAKRVPEFEFLEVRTPDQLARCDGLVIPGGESTTLAFVARQTNLMEPLRDFVKVDRKSTWGTCAGLILLADEATGAKKGGQELVGGLHVRAHRNHFGRQVHSFQADLELPFLGDKAGSGGEGDDSTATRPFPGVFIRAPVVETILSGDAAGDGDRVEVLGTVARGDEKDIIAVRQGNVFATSFHPELTDDARIHLWWLGQVVDRMQGR from the exons ATGACCATGACAGAGGTAAAAGTAACGGTCGGCGTCCTGGCCCTCCAGGGCGCCTTTGAAGAGCACCTGAAGCTGCTGCAAAGGGCGTCGACCTTGTTCGGAAGCCGTCATGTCGCCGCCAAGCGAGTGCCCGAATTTGAGTTTCTCGAAGTCAGGACGCCGGACCAGCTGGCCCGGTGCGACGGCCTCGTCATCCCGGGTGGTGAAAGCACGACGCTAGCGTTTGTGGCCAGGCAGACCAACCTAATGGAGCCCCTGAGGGATTTTGTCAA ggttgaCCGCAAATCAACCTGGGGAACCTGCGCAGGCTTGATCCTCCTCGCAGACGAGGCCACGGGCGCCAAAAAGGGCGGCCAGGAGCTCGTCGGCGGCCTGCACGTGCGGGCGCACCGCAACCACTTTGGTCGGCAGGTGCACAGCTTCCAAGCCGACCTGGAGCTGCCTTTCCTTGGCGATAAGGCTGGATCAGGGGGCGAGGGTGATGATTCGACGGCGACGCGACCTTTTCCGGGCGTCTTCATCAGGGCACCGGTCGTCGAGACCATATTGTCGGGCGATGCCGCCGGCGATGGGGATCGCGTCGAGGTGTTGGGGACCGTGGCGCGGGGCGATGAGAAGGACATCATTGCTGTCAGGCAGGGTAATGTCTTTGCCACGAGCTTCCACCCGGAGCTGACGGATGATgcgcggatacatttgtggTGGCTGGGGCAGGTGGTTGATAGGATGCAGGGGAGGTGA
- a CDS encoding signal recognition particle protein, whose amino-acid sequence MVLQDLGRRINAAVSDLTRAPNLDEKAKICAALLEADVNVRLVGQLRKSIKSTVNFKELPPAVNKKRLIQKAVFDELVSLVDPHAEPFKPKKGKSNVIMFVGLQGAGKTTTCTKLARHYQSRGFKACLVCADTFRAGAFDQLKQNATKAKIPYYGSLTETDPAVVAREGVDKFKKERFEVIIVDTSGRHRQESALFQEMMDIQKAVKPDETIMVLDASIGQQAEAQAKAFKEAADFGAIIITKTDGHASGGGAISAVAATHTPIVFIGTGEHMLDLERFAPQQFISKLLGMGDMAGLVEHVQSLKLDQKDTIKHITEGIFTIRDLRDQLQNIMKMGPLSKMAGMIPGMSNMMQGMDDEEGTGKLKRMIYICDSMTDKELDSDGKIFTEQPTRMTRVARGSGTHVREVEDLLTQQRMMAGMAKKMGGNMKNMQRAQQAMGGGNKQQQLAAMQKRLQSMGGAGGAGGMPDMGSLMKMLGGAGGGMPGGMDMAAMMKQMGGMMGGGAQGRGRR is encoded by the exons ATGGTTCTTCAAGATCTTGGGCGGCGCATCAATGCCGCCGTGTCAGACCTGACGCGGGCCCCGAACCTCGATGAGAAGGCAA AGATTTGCGCCGCGCTTCTCGAAGCCGATGTCAACGTGCGCCTCGTCGGCCAGCTGCGCAAATCGATAAAATCAACCGTCAACTTCAAGGAACTCCCGCCCGCAGTCAACAAGAAGCGGTTGATCCAAAAGGCCGTCTTCGACGAGCTTGTTAGCCTCGTCGATCCCCACGCCGAGCCCTTCAAGCCGAAGAAGGGCAAGTCCAACGTCATCATGTTTGTCGGTCTGCAGGGTGCCGGAAAGACGACGACATGTACAAAGCTGGCGCGGCACTACCAGAGCAGGGGTTTCAAGGCCTGTCTGGTGTGTGCCGACACCTTTCGAGCCGGTGCGTTCGACCAGTTGAAGCAGAACGCGACCAAGGCCAAGATACCATACTACGGCTCCCTGACCGAGACGGATCCGGCGGTCGTGGCGAGGGAGGGTGTGGACAAGTTCAAGAAGGAGCGGTTCGAGGTCATTATTGTCGATACCTCGGGAAGGCACAGGCAAGAGTCGGCGCTGTTCCAGGAGATGATGGATATTCAGAAGGCGGTCAAGCCAGACGAAACGATCATGGTTTTGGATGCGAGCATTGGACAACAAGCCGAGGCGCAGGCAAAGGCGTTCAAGGAGGCGGCTGATTTTGGAGCTATTATAATCACAAAGACGGACGGCCACGcaagtggtggtggtgcgatATCAGCGGTTGCAGCAACACACACCCCTATCGTATTTATCGGTACCGGTGAGCACATGCTGGATCTAGAGCGTTTCGCGCCGCAGCAGTTCATCTCGAAATTACTGGGGATGGGAGATATGGCAGGGCTTGTGGAGCACGTGCAGTCTCTCAAACTAGACCAAAAGGATACCATAAAACACATCACGGAAGGAATATTCACTATAAGAGATCTGCGCGACCAGCTCCAGAACATAATGAAGATGGGCCCGCTGTCCAAGATGGCGGGTATGATCCCCGGCATGAGCAACATGATGCAGGGgatggacgacgaggaaggAACCGGCAAGCTGAAGCGCATGATCTACATCTGCGATTCGATGACAGACAAGGAGCTCGACAGCGACGGCAAGATCTTCACGGAGCAGCCGACGCGGATGACGAGGGTAGCGCGGGGGTCAGGAACTCACGTGCGCGAGGTGGAGGATTTGCTGACGCAGCAGAGGATGATGGCCGGCATGGCCAAGAAGATGGGAGGCAACATGAAGAACATGCAAAGGGCACAGCAGGCCATGGGCGGCGGcaacaagcagcagcagctcgcgGCTATGCAGAAGAGGTTGCAGAGCATgggtggtgctggcggtgccGGCGGCATGCCGGACATGGGAAGCCTGATGAAGATGCTGGGCGGTGCCGGTGGTGGCATGCCCGGCGGCATGGACATGGCGGCCATGATGAAGCAGATGGGTGGAATGATGGGAGGAGGGGCCCAAGGGCGTGGCAGGAGGTGA
- a CDS encoding seprase, giving the protein MFGSVLLVAALAFSASAIDPPRQPRQPLGNGDKLLTFNDTVLSPKFGSSSRSVQWIATGEDGQYITNTDAGLVFESIATGSSETFVAADKFPPNTYDYSVSSDLTKVLFAADFVKQYRHSYFANYFVLDVASGELSPVVPDQAGDIQYAEIAPAGNAIAFVRGNNLFLNKNGTISQITTDGGPDKFHGVPDWVYEEEIYGDRKTLWFSPDGEYVAYLSFDETGVETFTIPYYMDGQKYAPVYPKELELRYPKVGTKNPTVEFTLLSVADGTTKTIPVDAFPADDLIIGEVVWLTSKHASVMYRAYNRVQDLEKLVVVNVPSGDSSVIRERDGTDGWLEPMHAVQYVGGLRGSCNQTYYVDLSDESGWMHLYLYPVKGGEPKALTSGEYEVTAVLKIDTARQLIYYQSTEHHSTERHIYSVSYATGEKKALVDDSVAAYWTASFSSNATYYILSYQGPDVPYQELYSVNSTEPLSVITSNKALWDRIQEYNLPNITYFELEHPSGFTLNVMQRLPANFDATKKYPTLFIPYGGPNAQEVHKRFASLNGWKPYIASDPELEYITYTVDNRGTGFKGRKFRSTVTAQLGKLEAEDQTWAAEQISERFSFVDREHIGIMGWSYGGYLSAKVVELDSGVFSLGIIGAPVTDWRFYDTMYTERYMKTAQGNQAGYNTTAVRNSAGFKNIAGASYVIHGTGDDNVHYQNTAAMIDLLVGERVPPQKLHWQAHTDSDHSLVYNNAGLFRDKTIVGALFTEKQREGQGLAHQWSRKRSTEKAKFHFS; this is encoded by the coding sequence ATGTTCGGCTCTGTGTTGCTTGTGGCCGCCTTGGCCTtttcggcctcggccatTGACCCTCCACGTCAGCCCCGGCAGCCCCTTGGCAACGGCGACAAGCTTCTCACATTCAACGACACGGTTCTGTCTCCCAAATTCGGTTCTAGCTCAAGATCCGTGCAGTGGATTGCCACCGGCGAGGATGGCCAGTACATCACGAACACTGATGCCGGCCTGGTTTTTGAGAGCATCGCCACCGGCAGCAGCGAGACCTTTGTTGCTGCGGACAAGTTCCCGCCCAACACCTACGACTACTCTGTCAGCTCCGACTTGACCAAGGTTCTGTTTGCGGCCGATTTCGTCAAGCAGTACCGTCACTCGTACTTTGCCAACTACTTCGTCCTCGATGTCGCCTCGGGTGAGCTCTCACCTGTTGTCCCGGACCAAGCCGGTGACATTCAGTATGCCGAGATTGCTCCTGCCGGCAACGCCATTGCCTTTGTCCGCGGCAACAACCTCTTTCTCAACAAGAACGGAACCATTTCACAGATCACCACTGACGGTGGCCCCGATAAGTTCCACGGAGTTCCTGACTGGGTCTACGAGGAGGAGATTTACGGCGACCGCAAGACCCTTTGGTTCTCGCCGGACGGCGAGTACGTTGCCTACCTGAGCTTCGACGAGACTGGAGTTGAGACCTTCACCATCCCTTACTACATGGATGGCCAGAAGTACGCCCCTGTCTACCCTAAGGAGCTAGAGCTTCGCTACCCCAAAGTCGGTACCAAGAACCCCACTGTCGAGTTCACCCTCCTGAGTGTTGCCGATGGTACAACCAAGACCATCCCCGTCGATGCTTTCCCCGCCGATGACCTCATCATCGGTGAGGTTGTCTGGCTGACCAGCAAGCACGCCAGCGTCATGTACCGCGCCTACAACCGCGTTCAGGATCTGGAGAAGCTCGTGGTCGTCAACGTGCCCTCTGGCGACTCCTCAGTCATCCGTGAGCGCGACGGTACCGATGGCTGGCTGGAGCCCATGCACGCCGTGCAATACGTCGGCGGCCTTCGTGGGTCCTGCAACCAGACATACTATGTTGATCTGTCTgacgagtccggctggatgCACCTTTACCTGTACCCCGTCAAGGGTGGCGAGCCCAAGGCGCTGACCTCGGGCGAGTACGAGGTCACTGCCGTTCTCAAGATCGACACGGCCCGCCAGCTCATCTACTACCAGTCCACAGAGCACCACAGCACCGAGCGCCACATCTACTCGGTCTCTTACGCCACGGGCGAGAAGAAGGCTCTTGTCGACGACTCGGTTGCCGCTTACTGGACCGCATCGTTCTCGTCCAACGCGACCTACTACATCCTGAGCTACCAGGGTCCCGACGTCCCGTACCAGGAGCTCTACTCGGTCAACTCGACCGAGCCTCTGAGCGTCATCACCAGCAACAAGGCCCTTTGGGACCGCATCCAGGAGTACAACCTGCCCAACATCACCTACTTCGAGCTCGAGCACCCGTCCGGCTTCACCCTGAACGTCATGCAGCGTCTCCCGGCCAACTTTGATGCCACCAAGAAGTACCCGACCCTGTTCATCCCCTATGGTGGCCCCAACGCTCAGGAGGTCCACAAGCGCTTCGCATCCCTCAACGGCTGGAAGCCCTACATCGCCTCGGACCCTGAACTCGAGTACATCACCTACACGGTCGACAACCGCGGCACCGGCTTCAAGGGCCGTAAGTTCCGCTCGACTGTGACTGCACAGCTCGGCAAGCTCGAGGCCGAAGACCAGACGTGGGCCGCGGAGCAGATCTCGGAGCGCTTCTCCTTCGTCGACCGCGAGCACATTGGAATCATGGGCTGGTCGTACGGTGGATACCTGTCGGCCAAGGTGGTCGAGCTCGACTCGGGCGTCTTCAGCCTGGGCATCATCGGCGCCCCCGTCACCGACTGGCGCTTCTATGACACCATGTACACGGAGCGCTACATGAAGACGGCCCAGGGCAACCAGGCCGGCTACAACACCACGGCCGTCCGCAACAGCGCCGGCTTCAAGAACATTGCCGGCGCATCGTACGTCATCCACGGCACTGGCGACGACAACGTCCACTACCAGAACACGGCCGCCATGATCGACCTCCTGGTCGGCGAGCGCGTCCCGCCCCAGAAGCTCCACTGGCAGGCGCACACCGACAGCGACCACAGCCTCGTCTACAACAACGCCGGTCTGTTCAGGGACAAGACCATCGTCGGGGCTCTTTTCACTGAGAAGCAGCGTGAGGGCCAGGGATTGGCGCACCAGTGGAGCCGCAAGAGGTCTACTGAGAAGGCCAAGTTCCACTTCTCCTGA
- a CDS encoding levo-lactonase: MDPLPSPKEMQERAAAAEDRSPQKASPPPRQVQEEAPGDLADLDPTNGLLAKLIMYSAPVIVAAAAAVLLGQSGSSVHAQNLPPNSQFINQKEFNALPSVPPVTVFNATGIFIPPGQTAESMQVKPFHVYDEEFINILGINPTLTLLGETESDPVFHEAVVWHPPTDEVFFVQNAGAKAASTGLNKSAIIQKISLSEADLVSNLTNAVGKVKISKVDSNPQVINPNGATNYRGQFVYCGEGQGADITSTLYLMNPKAPYNTTVLVNNFFGRQFSSLNDAAVHPQNKDLYFTDVLYGYYQDFRPAPGLRNQVYRYNDVTGALTIVADGFDSPNGITFSPDGRFAYVTDSGINHGFFGYNFSAPSSIYRFDVKEDGTWENRKTFAYINSGVPDGVHCDAQGNVYAGCGDGINVWNPSGKLIGKIHIGGGAANFAFAGKRMVIMGETKLWYATMGAMGATVKTEM, encoded by the exons ATGGACCCGTTGCCTTCTCCAAAAGAAATGCAGGagcgagcagcagcagcagaggaCCGGTCTCCTCAAAAAGCCAGCCCTCCCCCGAGGCAGGTCCAGGAGGAGGCTCCAGGCGACCTTGCTGATTTGGACCCTACCAACGGCCTCCTCGCCAAGCTCATCATGTACTCGGCACCTGTCATCGTcgcggctgctgccgctgtccTGCTGGGTCAGTCCGGCAGCAGCGTGCATGCCCAGAACCTGCCGCCCAACAGCCAGTTCATCAACCAAAAGGAGTTCAATGCCTTGCCGTCTGTCCCGCCGGTGACGGTGTTCAATGCCACGGGG ATATTCATCCCGCCTGGTCAGACCGCAGAGTCTATGCAAGTCAAACCTTTCCACGTGTACGACGAGGAGTTTATCAACATACTGGGTATCAATCCCACGTTGACTCTTTTGGGAGAGACCGAGTCCGATCCTGTGTTCCACGAGGCTGTCGTCTG GCACCCTCCGACAGATGAGGTATTCTTTGTTCAGAATGCAGGAGCGAAAGCCGCCAGCACTGGACTTAACAAGTCGGCCATCATCCAAAAGATTTCCCTGTCCGAGGCAGACCTCGTGTCCAACTTGACCAATGCCGTGGGAAAGGTCAAGATTTCCAAGGTTGACTCCAACCCGCAAGTCATCAACCCCAACGGAGCCACCAACTACCGTGGTCAGTTTGTGTATTGCGGCGAGGGTCAAGGTGCCGACATCACCTCGACCCTGTATCTGATGAACCCCAAGGCCCCGTACAACACTACTG TCCTCGTCAACAACTTTTTTGGTCGCCAGTTCAGCTCGCTCAACGATGCTGCGGttcacccccaaaacaagGATTTGTACTTTACCGATGTCCTCTACGGTTACTACCAGGACTTCCGGCCCGCTCCTGGCTTGCGCAACCAAGTATACCGGTACAATGACGTGACTGGGGCTCTTACCATTGTCGCAGATGGCTTCGACAGTCCCAACG GAATCACGTTTTCTCCTGATGGAAGGTTCGCCTACGTCACCGACAGCGGCATTAACCATGGATTCTTTGGCTACAACTTCTCAGCACCTTCTTCCAT CTACCGATTCGACGTCAAGGAGGACGGCACGTGGGAGAACCGCAAGACGTTTGCCTACATCAACAGTGGAGTTCCCGATG GTGTTCACTGTGACGCCCAGGGTAACGTCTACGCCGGATGCGGCGATGGCATCAACGTTTGGAACCCGTCTGGTAAGCTTATTGGCAAGATCCACATTGGTGGCGGGGCCGCAAACTTCGCCTTTGCCGGCAAGCGGATGGTCATCATGGGCGAGACGAAGCTCTGGTACGCCACGATGGGCGCCATGGGAGCCACTGTAAAGACAGAGATGTAA
- a CDS encoding lipid phosphate phosphatase 2, which yields MPLFGKRRAAKEEGSLPSTEADGHRHHKRSPAESYSMSKRPSFGQWVKHTWLDIVTMAIMGALGLGIYFAEPRPARSFAVTFSDGQVVYPQFAYPLRDEVVPIWLAAFLASMVPITIMAIMQIRVRSFWEFNNAVIGILYSLITAALFQVWVKWLIGGLRPHFLDVCDPDPAKMGNNNGEGFQRLYFRPDICRGEKKLINDALESFPSGHTTAAFAGFGYLYLYLNAKLKVFSNYHPSLWKLALTYSPILAAVLIGGALTIDEYHNWYDIFAGAAVGITMAFSSYRMTFAAIWDWRFNHIPLNRTAPFNYDSYMNAELLHAVATRKAGWGGDGLGHGHGHGHHDKHAAGMGAGHVGHHDGMGHHNGVGHHNGLGHQDGAHSAVGGHANGVPANDGFTQHRRPVGGHGGDHMV from the exons ATGCCTCTCTTTGGAAAGCGCCGCGCCGCTAAGGAGGAGGGCTCTCTCCCTTCTACCGAGGCAGATGGTCACCGTCACCATAAGCGCTCTCCGGCCGAGTCCTACTCCATGTCTAAGCGGCCTAGCTTCGGCCAGTGGGTAAAGCACACTTGGCTGGACATTGTAACGATGGCCATCATGGGAGCTCTGGGTCTAGGC ATTTACTTCGCCGAGCCTCGCCCGGCCCGCTCATTTGCGGTAACCTTTTCCGACGGTCAGGTAGTCTACCCTCAGTTCGCCTACCCTCTCCGCGATGAGGTGGTCCCCATCTGGCTGGCTGCATTCCTGGCCTCCATGGTCCCAATCACCATCATGGCCATCATGCAGATCCGTGTGCGATCCTTCTGGGAGTTCAACAACGCCGTCATCGGAATTCTGTACTCGCTCATCACGGCCGCATTGTTCCAGGTCTGGGTGAAGTGGCTAATCGGTGGTCTCCGCCCTCACTTCCTCGACGTTTGTGATCCGGACCCGGCCAAGATGGGCAACAACAATGGCGAGGGGTTCCAGAGGCTCTACTTCCGCCCCGATATCTGCCGAGGCGAGAAGAAGCTCATCAACGACGCACTCGAGTCCTTTCCCTCGGGTCATACGACAGCCGCATTTGCTGGTTTTGGCTATCTATACCTCTACCTTAATGCAAAGCTCAAGGTCTTCAGCAACTACCACCCCTCGCTCTGGAAGCTCGCTCTGACCTACTCCCCGATCCTGGCCGCCGTCCTGATTGGCGGCGCCCTGACCATCGACGAGTACCACAACTGGTATGATATTTTTGCCGGTGCCGCTGTTGGCATCACCATGGCTTTCAGCTCGTACCGCATGACCTTTGCCGCCATCTGGGACTGGCGCTTCAACCACATTCCGCTGAACCGGACAGCCCCCTTCAATTACGACAGCTATATGAATGCCGAGCTGCTCCATGCCGTTGCGACTCGCAAAGCCGGCTGGGGCGGAGATGGCCTTGGTCACGGACACGGACACGGACACCACGACAAGCATGCTGCCGGTATGGGTGCTGGTCATGTTGGTCACCACGACGGCATGGGACACCACAATGGCGTGGGACACCATAACGGGTTGGGCCACCAGGACGGTGCCCACTCCGCCGTCGGCGGCCACGCTAACGGTGTGCCAGCCAACGACGGCTTCACACAGCATAGGAGGCCTGTGGGAGGCCATGGTGGTGACCACATGGTTTAA
- a CDS encoding pyridoxine biosynthesis protein PDX1: protein MASTTSNGNGHPASATNGSNGTSNIPSFAVKAGLAQMLKGGVIMDVTNAEQARIAEEAGACAVMALERVPADIRRDGGVARMSDPAMIREIKAAVTIPVMAKARIGHFVEAQILESLEVDYVDESEVLTPADEKYHIEKSDFAVPFVCGCRNLGEALRRIAEGAAMIRTKGEAGTGDVVQAVTHMRTLKADIARAKAALNEGGMPALRAIARELECDPALLKQTVDLGRLPVVNFAAGGIATPADAALMMQLGCDGVFVGSGIFKSGDPAKRAKAIVQATTHFRDAKMLAEYSSGLGEAMVGINCDSMQQSEKLAVRGW from the coding sequence ATGGCCTCGACAACTTCCAATGGCAACGGCCACCCCGCATCCGCCACCAATGGCAGCAACGGCACCTCCAACATCCCCAGCTTcgccgtcaaggccggcCTGGCCCAGATGCTCAAGGGTGGTGTCATCATGGATGTGACCAACGCAGAGCAAGCCCGcatcgccgaggaggccggagCTTGCGCCGTCATGGCCCTCGAGCGTGTGCCTGCTGATATTCGCCGTGATGGTGGCGTCGCCCGCATGTCCGACCCTGCAATGATCCGCGAGATCAAGGCCGCTGTCACCATCCCCGTCATGGCCAAGGCGCGTATTGGCCACTTTGTCGAAGCCCAGATTCTCGAGTCCCTCGAGGTCGACTACGTCGACGAGAGCGAGGTCCTGACGCCTGCAGATGAGAAATACCATATTGAGAAGTCCGACTTCGCAGTCCCCTTCGTGTGCGGCTGCCGAAACCTCGGCGAGGCATTGAGGAGGATCGCCGAGGGTGCCGCCATGATCCGCACCAAGGGAGAGGCCGGCACGGGAGATGTCGTCCAGGCCGTGACTCACATGCGCACGCTCAAGGCCGACATTGCAAGGGCCAAGGCTGCGCTGAACGAGGGTGGCATGCCGGCGCTGCGGGCCATCGCACGAGAGCTCGAGTGCGACCCTGCCCTGTTGAAGCAAACAGTCGACTTGGGACGCCTGCCGGTAGTTAACTTTGCGGCAGGTGGAATCGCCACGCCGGCTGATGCAGCGTTGATGATGCAGCTCGGCTGCGATGGTGTTTTCGTCGGTAGCGGAATCTTCAAGTCGGGTGACCCTGCCAAGCGCGCAAAGGCCATAGTTCAGGCCACCACACACTTCCGTGATGCAAAGATGCTTGCAGAGTATAGCAGCGGACTGGGAGAGGCCATGGTCGGGATAAACTGCGATAGCATGCAGCAGTCGGAGAAGCTGGCGGTTCGGGGATGGTAA